A stretch of the Aphis gossypii isolate Hap1 chromosome 2, ASM2018417v2, whole genome shotgun sequence genome encodes the following:
- the LOC114122301 gene encoding proteasome subunit beta type-2-like: METVIGIKFNDFVLIATDMTAAHSIMVMKDDEDKTYNITNQVVMGVTGEAGDVPRFAEYITQNVKLYRMRNGYDLSIPAIATFTRKTVAEHLRSQSPYQVNFMLGGYNPIEKKSHLYFIDYLGAQVDVPYGAHGYGGMMTITVMDRYYKPDANYQEAYDLLKKCILEVQKRCIINMPKFKVKISYAGGVQELPIITKDNIEQNVIVNVKE; the protein is encoded by the exons ATGGAAACCGTTATTGGAATAAAGTTCAATGATTTTGTACTCATCGCCACGGACATGACTGCTGCCCACAGTATTATGGTCATGAAAGACG ATGAAGACAAAACTTACAACATCACCAATCAAGTAGTGATGGGTGTTACTGGTGAAGCAGGCGATGTACCTAGATTTGCAGAGTACATCACTCAAAATGTCAAACTTTATCGCATGCGTAATGGATATGATTTATCCATTCCAGCCATTGCGACTTTCACTCGTAAAACTGTTGCTGAACACCTTAGAAGCCAA AGTCCTTATCAAGTTAACTTCATGCTCGGTGGATACAATCCAATTgagaaaaaatcacatttataCTTCATTGATTATTTGGGAGCACAAGTAGATGTTCCTTATGGTGCTCATGGATATGGTGGTATGATGACAATTACAGTTATGGACCGTTACTACAAACCAG atgcaAATTATCAAGAAGCATATGATCTccttaaaaaatgcatattagaAGTACAAAAACGTTGTATTATCAACATGCCcaagtttaaagttaaaatatcttatgcTGGAGGTGTACAGGAATTGCCAATAATTACCAAGgataatattgaacaaaatgTCATTGTTAATGTAAAAGAGTAA
- the LOC114122336 gene encoding transcription factor Jun, whose amino-acid sequence MVNNSSSCMMLDEAFYDDPLIPKVETHTNEVNFLKRPMTLDLNSCNNENSAKKLKVLPPLLTSPDLRMLKFSSPELERFYISQQTALGHINTPTPSLFPKSVTEEQEMYAQPFVEALKCLHHNNDSNSATQVEIPMTSSGSNSSEYQSEPQYSVLMTSNDFSNIIPHHVIKEEPQTVPSVTSSSPPMSPINMESQEKIKLERKRQRNRVAASKCRRRKLERIAKLEDKVKVLKNENSELTTVLNRLLEQICQLKQTVVEHMHNGCEFAVNCL is encoded by the coding sequence ATGGTAAATAACTCGTCCAGCTGCATGATGTTGGACGAAGCGTTCTACGACGATCCTCTCATCCCCAAAGTTGAAACCCACACCAATGAAGTTAACTTCCTGAAGAGACCGATGACATTGGACCTGAACTCTTGCAATAACGAGAACTCGGCTAAGAAACTGAAAGTCCTGCCACCTTTGTTGACATCGCCTGACTTACGCATGCTCAAGTTCAGCTCCCCCGAGTTGGAACGGTTCTACATATCCCAACAGACCGCTCTTGGCCATATCAACACACCAACACCGTCTCTGTTTCCCAAGTCAGTGACTGAGGAGCAAGAAATGTATGCACAACCGTTTGTCGAAGCACTCAAATGCCTACACCACAATAATGATTCTAACAGTGCCACTCAAGTAGAAATACCAATGACCAGCAGTGGTAGTAATTCTTCGGAATACCAATCGGAACCCCAGTACTCTGTGTTAATGACTTCAAATGACTTTTCCAATATTATTCCTCACCATGTTATCAAAGAAGAACCTCAAACCGTACCCAGTGTCACATCATCATCACCACCCATGTCACCAATCAACATGGAATCCCAAGAAAAAATCAAACTCGAAAGGAAAAGACAAAGGAATCGAGTAGCTGCATCCAAATGCCGCCGAAGAAAATTAGAGCGTATTGCCAAGCTCGAAGATAAAGTTAAAGtactgaaaaatgaaaattctgaACTTACCACAGTACTGAATAGACTCTTGGAACAGATATgtcaattaaaacaaactgTTGTTGAACACATGCATAATGGATGTGAATTTGCAGTTAACTGCCTGTGA
- the LOC114122124 gene encoding pyridoxal-dependent decarboxylase domain-containing protein 1 — translation MASPDAVIETKSDVQVPDHDVEHSPFTELHEQFMQTLDNLDNNQLNTQLTSHALPLGSKTFCDILASLQTLVLTQNKKDDGEGFEESALPVLQDLDKFSLTSYSLSYYISHCLPNEQTVPVLSLVNKSTTMWISKLFQFSNCGAFYTENMLLSYERVILLALHRMFGAEFLHLSELPIVYCTPDPVLVGTIKRTALQIGMKENCVQIIPCLSNVLCPYKADLGALEAIIKTDIDNHKKPLIVFARAGAHVTGQMDDIVSLKELCNKHNIWLHLSGDNLSGLALTTFKTKSSNLADSMTLTPSIWLNISALPVITLFDKQYTSTEILNIYKSKCLPIWTCFQALGHDALVLRIQQKFEICQRIYSLVKRYDCLRILCETNDRNSENEETVADIIANQENIPDLLHNLSSCLVIQFVPKDCNQRVSPYYDKLNSWLGQVLEREIPEAPLELCEIESLGVVVTFSPFTVLNSLVTEDDWETFSICLDQHIEILLATVDYKEKLTALIANLPSLEYVEIDDWAGLGAVRYVPQLWQSSDQQLATDQAKQDLNRLNVRIVQQLRSIDAAFSLGEGSDGLACVRFGMVTADTDVAELLSLVQSTGRKEEESTKYIDSMAELVKKGIETATVDLKKETEEKIWQEGILRHVPVFGNIVNWWSPPAKNAVKGRWLDLEAGVVRSTEVIYEKKAQIEESEGNENVTVAADDVPME, via the exons ATGGCATCACCTGACGCAGTCATTGAGACGAAATCTGATGTCCAAGTCCCGGATCATGAT gttGAACATTCTCCTTTCACGGAATTACATGAACAGTTTATGCAAACTTTGGACAATCTAGACAACAACCAATTAAACACCCAGTTGACGTCACATGCCCTGCCTTTGGGTTCCAAGACATTTTGTGATATTCTGGCATCGTTACAA ACGCTGGTACTAACTCAAAACAAAAAGGATGATGGAGAGGGTTTTGAAGAAAGCGCTCTTCCTGTTCTTCAAGACCTGGATAAATTCAGTTTGACATCATATTCGTTAAGCTATTACATAAGTCACTGTTTACCTAATGAACAGACTGTGCCCGTATTGTCTTTGGTCAATAAGTCTACAACTATGTggatatcaaaattatttca attttcaaaCTGTGGGGCATTTTATACAGAAAATATGTTGTTGAGCTATGAAAGAGTGATACTGCTTGCTTTGCACCGCATGTTTGGTGCAGAATTCCTTCATCTATCCGAATTGCCCATAGTTTATTGCACCCCAGATCCAGTATTGGTTGGTACAATAAAGAGAACTGCCTTACAA aTTGGAATGAAAGAAAACTGTGTACAAATCATACCATGCCTATCAAATGTGTTATGTCCGTATAAAGCAGACTTAGGAGCATTAGAAGCTATCATCAAAACTGATATTGATAACCATAAAAAACCTCTTATTGTTTTTGCAAGAGCag GTGCACACGTTACTGGTCAGATGGATGATATTGTAAGCCTCAAAGAATTATgcaataaacacaatatttggTTACACTTATCTGGTGATAATTTATCTGGATTGGCCTtgacaacatttaaaacaaaa agTTCTAATCTGGCTGATAGTATGACATTAACTCCTAGCATTTGGTTGAATATTTCTGCACTGCCTGTTATT actttatttgataaacaatatacaagcacagaaatattaaatatttacaagagTAAATGTTTACCTATTTGGACGTGTTTTCAA GCTTTAGGACATGATGCGCTAGTGCTAAGGATAcaacaaaaatttgaaatttgtcaGCGTATATATAGTTTGGTTAAACGTTATGACTGTTTGAGGATTTTG tgtGAAACTAATGACCGTAACAGCGAAAATGAGGAAACAGTTGCTGATATTATTGCCAATCAAGAAAATATTCCA GATTTATTACACAACTTATCGAGTTGTCTTGTTATCCAATTCGTACCAAAAGACTGTAACCAAAGAGTTTCTCCTTATTATGATAAACTAAATTCTTGG ttAGGTCAAGTGTTAGAACGAGAAATTCCAGAAGCACCTTTAGAATTGTGTGAAATTGAGTCCCTCGGTGTTGTAGTAACGTTTTCACCTTTCACTGTTTTAAATTCACTAGTAACAGAAGATGATTGGGAAACGTTTAGCATTTGTTTGGATCAACATatt GAAATTTTGCTAGCTACAGttgattataaagaaaaactgACAGCGCTAATAGCCAATTTACCATCACTGGAATATGTCGAAATCGATGACTGGGCAGGACTTGGTGCTGTAAGGTATGTGCCACAACTGTGGCAATCGTCTGACCAGCAATTGGCCACTGATCAGGCTAAACAAGATTTAAATCGACTAAATGTACGCATCGTACAACAGCTTCGTTCTATTGACGCTGCATTTTCATTAG GTGAAGGAAGTGACGGATTGGCCTGTGTTCGTTTTGGTATGGTCACAGCTGACACAGATGTAGCTGAATTGTTGTCTCTGGTCCAAAGTACTGGGCGTAAAGAAGAAGAGTCAACCAAATATATTGATTCGATGGCCGAACTTGTGAaaaaag gtatagaGACTGCAACTGTAGATTTGAAAAAAGAAACTGAAGAAAAGATATGGCAAGAAGGTATTTTAAGACACGTACCAGTTTTTGGCAACATAGTTAACTGGTGGTCTCCGCCGGCAAAAAATGCAGTGAAAGGTCGATGGTTAGATTTGGAGGCAGGTGTGGTTCGATCTACTGAAGTAATATATGAAAAGAAGGCTCAGATAGAAGAATCTGAGGGCAATGAAAATGTAACTGTTGCGGCTGATGATGTGCCAATGGAGTAA
- the LOC114122088 gene encoding peptidylprolyl isomerase domain and WD repeat-containing protein 1 — MSEKREHEDDDKTNASEEDDDDCVGPSLSELTNTVEKKKRKILKYEHLYLENLPTCDTYEKSYMHRDVITHIIITKTDFLITASCDGHVKFWKKTEELIEFVKHFRSHLTPITDLADNYNGTLMCTISSDQSVKVFDVINFDMINMIKLDYIPLSACWVHSKGDPIHTVAVSSSTEPKIFIYDGKGVNTPLHVIDKMHTKPIVFIKFNSVFDVTISADKSGIIEYWSGAKTDYEFPKCVQFDSKLDTDLFEFVRHKTYATSLCFSNDGLKFATMSPDRKVRVFNFLTGKLNRVYDESLIRFSELQQKKQQIPNIEFIRRMAIERELDKTEISHTANLCFDESGNYLFYPTMLGVKVVNIFNNTLVKIIGKPENLRALRVALFQGKAKKLKAAVTLEMEAATNPALEASISDPTLFCTAYKKNRFYMFTKREPEDIKSIDADRDVFNERPSKEDIISSTEAACIQRLYDTATLHTVFGDIQVALFKECQKTVENFCVHSKNGYYNGNIFHRVIKGFMIQTGDPTGTGLGGESIWGGEFEDEIRSHLKHDKPYTLSMANAGPNTNGSQFFITLIPTPWLDNKHTVFGRVTKGMEVVQTICSSKTHPKTDKPHDDIQIINISLK, encoded by the exons ATGTCGGAAAAAAGAGAACATGAAGACGACGATAAGACCAATGCGTCTGAGGAAGACGACGACGATTGCGTAGGTCCCAGTTTGTCCGAATTGACAAACACCGTCgagaaaaagaaaagaaaaa ttctaAAGTATGAACATTTGTACTTGGAAAATTTACCAACATGTGATACTTATGAAAAAAGTTACATGCATCGGGATgttattacacatataataataaccaa aactgattttttaataacagcaAGCTGTGATGGACATGTGAAGTTTTGGAAAAAAACTGAAGAGTTAATTGaatttgtaaaacattttcGTAGTCATCTTACTCCAATTACTGATTTAGCAGATAATTATAACGGAACTCTAATGTGTACAATATCGTCAGATCAGTCTGTCAAAGTTtttgatgttattaattttg aTATGATCAACATGATAAAATTAGATTACATACCACTTAGTGCATGTTGGGTGCATTCAAAAGGAGATCCAATTCATACTGTTGCTGT aaGCAGCTCAACTgaacctaaaatatttatttatgacggAAAAGGAGTAAACACACCTCTTCATGTAATAGACAAAATGCATACAAAaccaattgtatttattaag TTTAATTCAGTATTTGATGTGACTATATCAGCAGATAAGAGtggtataattgaatattggtCTGGAGCTAAAACAGATTATGAATTCCCAAAGTGTGTACAGTTTGATTCTAAATTGGATACTGATCTCTTTGAATTTGTTAGACATAAGACATATGCAACtagtttatgtttttcaaatgatgGATTAAAATTTGCTACCATGTCACCCGATAGAAAg gtcagagtttttaactttttgacTGGTAAACTAAATAGGGTATATGATGAATCTTTGATACGTTTTAGTGAACTTCAACAAAAAAAGCAACAAATACCTAACATTGAATTTATTCGAAg aatGGCAATTGAACGAGAGTTGGATAAAACAGAGATCTCTCATACAGCTAATTTGTGTTTTGATGAAAgtggaaattatttattttatccaacCATGTTAGGTGTGAAAGTTgtcaacatatttaataacacattGGTCAAAATTATTGGAAAACCTGAAAACTTAAGAGCATTGAGAGTCGCCTTATTTCAA GGTAAGGctaaaaaactaaaagcaGCAGTAACATTAGAAATGGAAGCAGCAACAAATCCTGCATTGGAAGCTTCTATTAGTGATCCTACACTGTTTTGTACAGCATATAAAAAGAAtagattttatatgtttaccaa gcgAGAACCAGaagatattaaaagtattgatGCAGATCGTGATGTATTTAATGAAAGACCTTCAAAAGAAGATATTATATCTTCTACTGAAGCTGCTT GTATCCAACGATTATACGATACAGCTACTTTGCACACTGTTTTTGGTGATATCCAAGTAGCATTATTTAAAGAATGCCAAAAAACAGTTGAGAATTTCTGTGTTCATAGTAAAAATGGATATTATAATGGCAACATATTTCATAGAGTTATCAAAGGATTTATGATACAAACTGGAGATCCTACAG gtACTGGATTAGGCGGTGAAAGTATATGGGGTGGTGAGTTTGAAGATGAAATTCGTTCGCATTTGAAACATGACAAACCTTATACATTAAGCATGGCTAATGCAGGTCCAAATACTAATGGAAGTCAATTTTTTATCACGCTTATTCCCACT cctTGGTTGGATAATAAACACACTGTATTTGGACGAGTTACCAAAGGAATGGAAGTAGTTCAAACTATTTGCAGCTCAAAAACTCATCCTAAAACCGATAAGCCACACGATgacattcaaataattaacatcagtctaaaataa